TTGGCGTAGCGCTGCTCTTCGATCTGGCCATTGCGGTAGACCTGGAGCACGAGCCCATCCTTCTCCACATCACGCCGGCGGTGTTCCACCAGAAAGTACTCCGCGCCGGATATGGGCACCCGAACGGCATCCGAGCTGGCGGGGTCCGACGCCGGCCGGAGGGTCGACGTGATGGGATCTGGGCCGGTGACGAGCGCCGGCTCGATCCATCCCAGGAAATACTTCGTCCACGCCTCGGGCTCGGGCGCGAGCAGGCCGTTGTAGGCAAAAAGCCCGAGCGGGTCCATGAGGCCAAAGGGTCCGATGGCGCTCTGGCCGTCTTCCGTGTTGAAGAGATCGGGGACGCCGAGGTAGTTGAAGAAACTGGCGGCCATCAGGCCGTTGATCGAAAACCCGATGAGAAATTCGCGGTCGCCGAGGAAGTCGAACCCCTTGCGAGACTCCGTCCGGGGGATGATCATCGTGCTTGTCACGGGCAGCCCCTTAAACGACACCGCGCCGGCGAGACGCTCCAGCGCATCTTCCCCGAAATAGATCGATGGCAGATCCTGCGGCGTTTTGTCGAGTATCGTCCCGATCAGCTCAATGTCCCGGCCGACGCCGGCGTGGAAAAGCATAAAGGCCGTCGTGGAGGGGTCAAAACCCGAGACATCGAACGAAGAGGTCGTGCCGGCGAGCGTCCAGGCCTCGGCGACGAGGTCGGCGAGTTTCGCGCGCTCGGCGTCCGACTCCGCGTCGAGGCCCGTCGGGCTGTAGGCGGCCATCCCCCCGGAAACCCGCACCACTTCGGGCAGCAGATGAGTGCGGACGGTCGTTTGCCCATCCGAAACGCGGGCGACGTAGTTTTCGAGGAAGGCGAGGTGCGCCTCGAAGTAGCCGGCGTCGTGGGGCAGCGGGTCGATCGCGGTGGTGAGGGTGTCGAACAACGCGTGGTCGAAGGTGCCGTTGCCAGTCGTGAACCGCGTGGTGTCCGGCTGGAACTCGACACGGAGGGCGATGAGGTCGTAGACGGGGGCGGCGGGCTTGCGAAGGTCCTGGCCAGAGGCCGGCGTGGCAAAAACAAACAGGCACAAAAAAAGAAGGGGGCCTGAAAAGACCCCGCGCGGGTGTGCCCGGATGTACCGCAATTCACGCATTTAATTCGGTGAGAAGCCACCTTACGCAACAGGTCCCTTCCTTTCCGAGGAGGGGTGCCGGAGGCGGGGTGGTTGCCATTCGGTGCGCAACCACCCCACCCCGACGAGGGTCGGGGTTGCCCCTCCTTGGAAAGGAGGGGACCCTCTCAGTACCACAGCGTTTCGCTTGCGAGACGACCCGTCTCTGACTACCGCGCAAAGTTCAGCAGCAGCGAGAATCGCATCGTGTTGGCGAGCGGCGAGTTTTCTTCGAGGGCGTAGATGTAGGAGAAGTCCACCCCGATGATGTTGTACCGGATGCCGGCGCCGAGCGTAAGGAATTTCCGGTTACCGTTGTACGGGTTCTCGTAGAAGTAGCCGGTGCGGAGGGCGAAGAGGCTGTTGTACCAGTACTCGAGGCCGACACCGATCGTCATCTGCTCGAACACACTCAGCGACTCCAGTTCAGCGGCGTCGTCCTGGAGGGCGTTGGTGCGGACCTCGATGGGCGACCAGGACGAGAAGATGGCCTTGTAGAACGGATCCGCGTTGTTGAGCGAATCGACCTTGATGAGGTCCTTGTTGAAGTCGTTCACGATCGTGATGCGGTTAAACTCGTCAAAGTCCACCGTGTACGCCCAGCCGATGCGCATGTTGGTCGGGATCGGGTCCGCCTGTTCGCTATCCGAGTACTGGACTTCCGGGCCCATGTTGGCCAGGTTGAAGCCGGCGGACAGGACGCCTTTGGCCGCGCCGAGGTTCATCGGGCGCGAACGGTAAAGGGCCGCGATGTCGAACGCGGCCGCGACACCGGCCTTCGTCTCCTGGCCTTCGACGCTCGTTCCCGGCGCGAGGTTGGAGTAGATGAAGCGGAGGCTGGTGCCAAGCGAAAGGGTAGGCATCACTTTGAAGCCGTACGAGAGGCCGACGGCGAGGTCGTACGAGCGGAAGGTGCCGGTGGGGTTGTTCTGCCCATCGCGTCCTTCGTGTTCACCGAGGAAAAGGTAGGTGATGTGCGCGCCGAAGGTGCCGATGCCTGGCACGCTCTTCTTCGCCATCAGGTACTCGTAGAACAGGCCGGCGTTAAACTCCGGCAGCCAGTTCGAGTGCGTGAGGCCGAGTTCGGTGCCTTCTTGAAAGGCCAGGCCGGCGGGATTCCAGAACGTGGCGCTCGCGTTGTCGGCGAGGGCGACGCCGGCGTTGCCCATGCCGGCGGCGCGGCTATCGGGCTCGATTTTGAGGAAGACGACGGCGGCGCCGCCCACCTGCGCGAGTGTGGGTGTGGCCAGACTGGCCATCATTAGCGTAGCCAGGAAGGCGCCGGCGATGAGGCGCAGGCGATTCGAGGGGGCCGCACCGGTAGATTCCCCGGGAGATTGGGTTGCATTCATGGTCGTCGAACGGTTAAACAGCGTGAACACACGGAGGCTGCTTTGAGCGTCTTTCCTGTTGGATGAGTGATACATGATTTCTATGATAATATCGCGCCAAACGGCCCAATGACAGGATAGATCCCACATCGGCGGCGGCGCGCGGGGTTTCAGGTTATCGGATGACCGCCAGCTTCTCGATGTGTTCGGAAACGTGGCGCTCGCCGTCCTCGCGTTCCATCTCCACGCGTAGTTTGTAGAGATAGACGCCGGCAGACAGCGGGTCCGTGTCTTCGTCCAGGCCGTCCCATTCCAGTTGGAAGGGGCCGCCACTCAGCAAGTCTTCGGTTTCGAGCGTACGAATCAGCCGGCCGGTGAGCGTATAGATGCGCACCTGCACACGCGCCAGCGGGTTGCTGGCCTGGTTGTGCTCGAACACGAACCGGGTGAGCCCGGAGGTCGGATTCGGATAGGTAAATACATTGCGCAGGACGAGGTCCTGCGCGTCGGCGACCAGGTAGTCGAGCGTCGCCGTGCTCGAGTTATTCAGCACGTCCCAGGCACGGATTGAAAGGGTGTTGAACCCTTCTTCCTGCTCGGCCAACTCCCAGGTCACGGCGCCGCGCTGGTACGAGTTTTCTTCGCTCTGGAACGCATTTCCTATGTCGAGCGCGCCGGCCTCGTCGCCATTCACGATCAACAACAGTTCGTGTCCCACGCCGGCGCCGACGGTGTTGATACCGCTCTCGTCGAACAGCTTCACGATCAGCTGCGGATTCGCGTTCGTGAGGCCGCCAGATACGAAGGTGGTGTCGTTGAGAAACAGCGACAGCTCGGGGCCCCGGCTGTCATTGGGCGGGTTATCGGACGTCCCGCCGACGATCACGTTCTCCGTAAACCCGAGGGCATGGGTGCTCTGCGACGCGGCGTAGAGGGAGATCCGACCGGGTTGGTTGCTGTAGGAAATATCTTTCGGGACGACAAAAACGGCCTGGAACCGCCCCTGCCTGGCTTCCACCTGGCCGCGCCAGATGAGGTCCTCCCGGACGGTGTAATAGGGCCGCGCGAGCCACCGCTGGTCCGGCACGGGAATCTGGCGCTCGGCATCGAAGACGCTGAGCACGACGGGTCCCTCGAAAGCAGGGTCGAGCTGCCCCGTCGCGTCTGTCACCACGCCGTCGATCGTCACACGGTCCAGCGCGCGCAACGGGGCGGTCTGGGCGATCACCGACTGCCCGTTGACGGTTTCGACCCGGGCCTGGTAGCCGGGGAAGCCCATCCGCATGGTCGGGTCGCCGAGGAGGTTGAACTTGCGATTATTCCCCTGCAGGCCGACGGACGAGTTTTTGGTGATGCGCAGGATGTCCCCGAGCCGGCGCGGCTGGCCGTTCACGTCCAATTGAAACATGTCCTGCGTGAGCCGGCGGTTGAGGCCCACATTCAGACTGGTGCTGTCCGGACTGGTGTAGACGAGCCGCACGGTGGTCATCAGCGCCACGGCGCCGCCAGTCGGGTTTAACAGCAGCGCTTCCGCTCCGCTCTGAAAGCCGGCCAGATCCCACCAGCCAAACGAGCAGGTGGCTGTGACAAAGATGGCCAGCCGGTCGTAATTGTCGAGCGCCTCGGCATCCTCTCGGGTAAAGATTTCTTCCTGCGCCAGCCCATCCTCCCCCCCATGGCCGCTGTAGTTCACGACGAGGGTGCCTTCCTCCAGCGCATTGATGATCTCATCGCGCGCCTCGGGTATCTTGAAGCCGTTACGAAAGACCCGCTGGAAAGAAGACGCGTAGATCTTACGGACGTTGATGTTGGCGTAACGGTCCTGGATGAGGTCAGCGACGACATCGGCGTTCTGGAGGTGGAGGTCGAAGTCGTTCTGGGTGCCGGAAAGGCCTGTCGGGCCGTCGTCGGCGAGGAAGGTATACACCGATCGCCAGGCTCCGAACGTCACGGGGTCTTCGTAGTGTTTGATCTTGTCGAGCACGACC
This region of Rhodothermales bacterium genomic DNA includes:
- the porV gene encoding type IX secretion system outer membrane channel protein PorV, whose translation is MNATQSPGESTGAAPSNRLRLIAGAFLATLMMASLATPTLAQVGGAAVVFLKIEPDSRAAGMGNAGVALADNASATFWNPAGLAFQEGTELGLTHSNWLPEFNAGLFYEYLMAKKSVPGIGTFGAHITYLFLGEHEGRDGQNNPTGTFRSYDLAVGLSYGFKVMPTLSLGTSLRFIYSNLAPGTSVEGQETKAGVAAAFDIAALYRSRPMNLGAAKGVLSAGFNLANMGPEVQYSDSEQADPIPTNMRIGWAYTVDFDEFNRITIVNDFNKDLIKVDSLNNADPFYKAIFSSWSPIEVRTNALQDDAAELESLSVFEQMTIGVGLEYWYNSLFALRTGYFYENPYNGNRKFLTLGAGIRYNIIGVDFSYIYALEENSPLANTMRFSLLLNFAR